Genomic DNA from Pelosinus sp. UFO1:
TTCTTTGTTTGGGAAACGTTATATATAGATTGACACAACCGGTTACTGCACCTGTAGCGGAAAAAGCAGTAATTGTAGTTAAGTCGGGAATGGCTGCCAATGAAATTGGTGAGTTGTTGTATCAACAAGGTATGATAAAAAGTGTATTAGCATTTCATGCTGTAGCTAAAATGCAGGGATTGGCAAATTCTTTGCAGGCAGGCGAATATGTAGTAAACAAAAATATGACGATTCAACAAATTGTAGCAATGTTAGCTAAGGGGGAAACAGTATATCAACAAATTACGATTCCAGAAGGATATACTGTCGATCAAATTGCGAAACTAATACAAGAAAAGCAGCTTGGTAGTGCGGAAAAGTTTAAAGCACTCGCTAAAAATAGTAATGTTTCTTCTTATCCTTATATGATGAATTATAATGCAAATGTAGTATATAAAGTTGAAGGATATCTATTTCCTAACACTTATCAAATCACTAAGGGTGCGACAGAAGAGCAATTACTAAATATGATGATTACTCAATTTGATAAAGAGCTTAGTGAAAGCATGAGGGAAAGAGCAACTGCAATTGGTTTATCAGTCAAGGATGTAATTATTTTGGCATCTTTAGTAGAGAAGGAAGCCCAAATAGAAGGTGATCGCCCAATTATTGCCGGAGTCTTTCTTAATCGTTTAAAACAAGAGATGCCTTTACAATCTTGTGCTACGATTCAATATATTTTAGGATATCCTAAAGTAGAACTTTCAGTGGAAGATACAGAAATTTCTTCTCCTTATAATACCTACCAACACATGGGACTACCTCCAGGACCTATTGCAAATCCTGGAATGGCAGCAATAAATGCTGTTTTATACCCAAAGGAAACCAGCTTTATATACTTTGTTGCAGATAAGCAGGGCGCGCATCATTTTAGTAAAACATATGAAGAACACCTTGCAGCAATTGAACAAGTGCGTAAATAATAGGAGTGATATATTGAATTTGCTAAATGAAATGGAAAGATATGCTACTGATAATAATATACCAATTATTAATAAAATGAGTAGTAATTTGCTAATTGACGCTGTAAAAAGTAAACAACCAAAATCGATTTTGGAAATCGGTACTGCCATTGGCTACTCAGCATTACTTATGGTTCAATATATGCCACAGGATGGTAAAATTACTACCATAGAGCAAGATGCTTCTCGTATTGATCTTGCTTATGATTACATTGCTAGGGCTGGTAGAACAGAACAAATTCAGCTATTAGACGGTGATGCGAGTACTATTTTATCAGATCTTGAGGGGACATTTGATCTAGTATTTATTGATGCGGCAAAAGCTCAATACCTTGATTATTTAGGTAAAATTATAGACAAGTTATCTGTTGGCGCTGTTATTATCGCTGATAATGTATTATTTCGCGGCATGGTTTTGAGTGAAGAGCCACCGTTGAAACGTTACAAAACTATTGTCAAGCGTTTAAAGGAATATTTGGAATTTGTTAATACAGATTCTCGTTTTACTACAACAATTCACCATGAGGGTGATGGAGTGGCTATTTCTTATTATCAAGGAGCGAATAAAAAGTGAGAAAACCCGAACTTTTGGCACCTGCTGGTAATTTTGAAAAGCTTAAGATGGCTCTTCTTTATGGAGCAGACGCTGTATTTATGGCCGGCAAGTCCTTTGGACTGAGAGCTTTTAGCGGTAATTTTACGGAAGATGAGCTAAAAGAGGGTATTAATTTTGCCCATAGTTTACAAAAAAAAGCATATGTTACTGTGAACATATTTCCTCATAATGAGGATCTACCAGAACTACCTGCCTACATTAAATTTTTAGTTGACTGTCATGTTGACGCAGTGATTGTTGCCGATGTTGGTGTATACCGAATTGTTCGAGAAGTAGCACCTACATTACCTATTCATATTAGTACGCAAGCCAATAACACTAACTGGTCTTCAGTACTTTTCTGGCAAGAATTGGGGGCTGATCGAGTAGTGCTCGCTCGTGAATTGTCTCTAGAAGAAATTACAGAAATTAGGCAAAAAGTGAGTCTTGATCTTGAAGCGTTTGTTCATGGAGCGATGTGTATATCTTATTCTGGACGTTGCTTAATGAGTAATTATTTTGCTGATCGCGATGCAAATCGGGGACAATGCGCTCAACCCTGCCGCTGGAAGTTTAACTTAGTAGAAGAGAAACGCCCAGGTGAATATTATCCTGTACTAGAGGATGAACGTGGGACTTATATCTTCAATTCAAAGGACTTGTGTTTATTGCCAAACATTCCTGAATTGATCAATAGTGGCTTGGATAGTTTTAAAATCGAAGGTCGTATGAAAAGTGTACATTACGTGGCTACAGTAATTAAAGTATACCGTGAAGCCATTGATGCTTATATAGCGGATCCAGACAAATATAGTGTTAAAACAGAGTGGCTCGAAGAATTGCAAAAAATCTCTCATCGTGCCTATACAAGTGGATTTTACTTTAACAAAGCAACTCAAGATGATCAAATTTATGGATCATCTTCTTATGAACAGACATTTGATTTTATTGGTTTAGTGAAAAGTTATGACGCCACGACACGTATGGCTATTATTGAACAACGCAATAATATAAAAATTGGGCAAAGAATAGAGATCATGCAACCTGGGAGGCCTAATTTTTCACAAGTCATTACTGAAATGTTTGACATGGAAGGCAATTCTATAAGTGTTGCGCCCCATGCTCAACAGCTTATTCGTATTCCTATGCTCCAAGAAACTGTGGAGTTTGCCATGTTACGCCGTGAGGTACAGGAAAATGCATGAACAAATTCTAATTCGTATTGATGTCAAGTACATAAATTATCTAAATCGGATTATGGAAGGGTATGAATATTTAGGTGTAGTTACTACTGTAAAAGATCAGGTTGGAGTATTACGTATCCGTGTTACACCCGATACATATAAAGAAGTACAAGATATATTAGAAAATCTACCGATTGAGTTTGAATATGTAAGCTCATAGCGCATAGCTGCAGTATAATGAAAAATTAATAATTTTACCAGACAATGCCATACTATCATTGAGGTGATAGTATGGCATTACAAGTTTCACGCATCTACAAAATGTTGACGTTATTTCTTTTGGTCAGTTGCCTACTAATTATGCGGTTATTCTATTTACAAATTATTGCTGGCAACGAGCTTGCAAGCCAAAGTTTAAGTATGCGTATTCAAGAAGTACCTATTGAAGTTGCCAGAGGAGAAGTTGTTGATCGCAATGGATTAGCGCTCACAAATACAGCGCAACATTTTAGCGTTGTTATTTTTCCAGGATTAATTCATAATGCTGAAACTACGGCTAGTCAATTAGCAATGTTAATGGGGCTTTCGAAAGAGTATATTCTATCGGAAATTACAGGTAATAAACGCCCCTTTAAGTTAAATAGTAAGGTTGATGCCATGGTTGGAGACAAAATAAATCTCTCTAACATTTCAGGAGTTATAGTCGTAGCGGAAAGAGTTAGATATGGTTATCTTCCTATAGCAGCCCATGTAACAGGCTATATTAATCATGCTGATAACCAAGGTGTCAGTGGCATTGAAGCTATGTATGATGACGTATTACGAGGCAGCCAGCCAGAATATGCTGCAGCATTGGTCGATGCAGGGCAACAGATTATACCAGGTTTAGGGTATAAGCGTTTACGATTGCTAGACCATTCTGGCCCAAGCAATGTAGTATTAACTATAGATAGACAAATACAAAAAGATGTGGAAAATATATTGGATAATCATGATGTAAAAGGGGCGGTAGTAGTAATACGTCCAAATACAGGTGAAATCTTAGCTATGGCGTCACGTCCTAATTTTGATGCAAATCATCTTGATGACTATTTAAAACAAAGTAGTGCGCCTTTATTAAATCGTGCTATCGCAGCGTATCAGCCTGGGTCAGTATTTAAATTAGTGGCGGCAGCAGCTGCATTAGAAATTGGGATTGTACATCCAGATGATAGTTTTTTTGATCCTGGTTTTATTGAGGTCGATCATATACGATTTAACGGATGGGACTATGACAAAGGTGGGCGTGGTAAATTGACTTTTACCGAAGCTTTAGCATACTCTAGTAACCCTGTCTTTATTGAAGTTGGCTTAAAATTAGGTGCGGAGAATTTAATTTCATATGCAAAAAAATTAGGCTTTGGTAACAAAACCAATTTAGATTTTTATGGTGAGGCTGAAGGGTATCTACCGCCAGTTGATAGTATTTATCCAGGAGAACTTGCAAATTTAACCATAGGTCAGGGAAAATTGGAGGCAACACCACTTCAAATTGTGTCATTAGTTGCAACGATTGCAAATGATGGCGTTAAAGTAAATCCGTATATAGTGAACAAGTTGACAAATGCGGAAGGCGTGGTTGTGAAAAATTATGTTGCAACACCAGGTAAGCAGGTATTAACCCAAAGAACCGCTAAGCAAATGCAAGAAATGATGGGAGCAGTTACCCGTTTTGGGACAGGGCAAGCGGCTTACGTGGAAACAATTGGTTCAGCAGGTAAAACTGGTTCTGCTGAAACTGGACGAACAAATGAGTCTGGGAAGAGTATTAATCATGCATGGTTTGCTGGTTATGCACCTTTAAAAAATCCACAATATGCGATAGTCGTTTTTATTGAAGAGGGAATGTCTGGCGGCGATGTAGCAGCACCAATTTTTAGTGAGATTATGTCAGCCATAATAGGCCCAGCAAAAGAATTGAAATAGCTTACAAAAAACTAGGCAATAAATTAAAAATATGATAAACTATATGAGATAATGAATTATTATGCTAAGGCTGTGATATTGTGATAGAAGAAAAACCTTGTATTTTGGTTATTCATGGGCCTAATTTGAATTTATTAGGAAAACGTGAACCAAATATTTATGGTAAGCTGACGCTAGATGAAATTAATGCAAATATAAGGGGAAAAGCTAACAACCTAGGTATTGCAGTGGAATTTGTTCAATCAAATCATGAAGGTTATATAGTGGACGCCATTCAGCAAGCTGAAGGCAAACATAAGGGTATTATTATTAACGCTGCGGCTTTTACTCATTACAGTATTGCTATACGTGACGCTTTAGCTGCTATTTCTGTTCCCGCTATTGAAGTGCATTTGTCGAATATTTATAAGCGTGAAGAGTTTCGCCATCATTCGGTTATATCTTCAGTTGTCTATGGTCAAATCAGTGGATTTGGATCTGATAGCTATCTTTTAGCATTGGAGGCAGTTGCCCGTTTAATCGGCAACAAGAGATAAAATGGAAAGAAGAATAATAAAACTTCGTAAGTTTATGAATGAAAATGATTTACATGCAATGCTTGTTAGTAAACCGGAAAATGTACGGTATTTCAGTGGATTTAGTGGTTCAGCCGGTATGTTATTAATCACTAATAACTCTAACAAATTATTAACGGATTTTCGTTATATTGAACAAGCTACTGCTCAAGCTAAGCAATTTGAAATAATACGCTATAGCGCAACTTTATGGAAAACATTGGCTGATCTTGTTAAGAGTTCAGATCTTTCAAAAATTGGCTTCGAAGGTGATTTTATCACTTATGATGGGTATCTTGAAGTAGTTGATACTCTTCCTATGATCTCCTTAGTACCAGTTAAATTAGATAACCTGCGTATGGCAAAAGATGATGCTGAAATTGTTTCTATTAAGAAGGCCGTAGAAATTGCTGACAATGCCTTTTTGCAAATCCTGTCTTTTATAAAACCTGGAATGACGGAGCAGGATGTTGCTCTTCAATTAGAATATTATATGCGTAAGCTTGGTGCAGAAAAGCCAGCATTTGATACTATAATGGCTTCTGGTGCTCGTGGGGCACTACCTCATGGAAGAGCTTCCGAGAAAGTAATTGAAGTCGGCGATTTTGTGACAATGGATTTTGGTGCAGTATATAAGGGCTATCATTCAGATATTACACGTACAATTTGTATGGGCAAAGCCAATACGCGGCAAAAAGAAATATATGGAATTGTCCTTGAGGCACAATTAGCAGGTGTCAAGGCTGTTGCTCCTGGAAAAGTTGGCAAAGAGATTGATACAGTATCTAGAGATATTATTACTAATGCTGGTTTTGGTGAATTTTTCGGTCACGGGCTAGGACATGGATTGGGGCTTAATATCCATGAAGAGCCGAGGCTTTCACCTACTAATATACATACTGTTTTATTGGAAAATATGGTAGTAACAGTTGAACCAGGAATTTATCTGCCTAATTGGGGTGGAGTTCGCATTGAAGACACTGTTTTAGTTAGTACTGAAGGGTGTCAGATATTGACTGCTAGTAACAAGCAGTTGATAGAATTAGACTAATTTATTTTTACAAATTGAATTTTTGGAGGTAGCAAAATGATATCAAGTGGTGACTTTCGTACAGGTGCAACAATTGAAATTGACAATAATGTTTGGCAGATAGTAGACTTTCAACACGTAAAGCCAGGTAAAGGTGCGGCTTTCGTGCGCACGAAAATGAAGAATGTACGTACTGGAGCGGTTGTTGAACGTACGTTTAATCCAGGTGAAAAGTTTCCTAAGGCTCATGTTGATCGTCGTGAGATGCAATTTTTGTATGAAAGCGATGGCAGCTATAACTTTATGGATAATGAAACCTATGAGCAAAGTGAATTATCCGCTGATCAATTAGGTGATGCAGTAAAATATTTAAAAGAAAATATGACTATTGGTATTATGTTTTTCCAAGGAACTATTATTGGTGTAGAATTACCAGTAGCAGTTGAACTTACAGTAGTTGAAACAGACCCTGGTATTCGCGGCGATACAGCAACTGGTGGTACTAAACCAGCGAAAATGGAATCTGGTTGTGTAGTGCGTGTACCTTTATTTATTAATATTGGTGATGTTCTACGAATAGATACCCGTACAGGTGACTATTTAGAAAGAGCGTAATTAGCTTTATATAGAGGTATAAAAGATTATTAAAAAATCTTTTATACCTCTATTTTTTATTTTTATATGAATAGATAATTCGAAAAATAGTTAAAATAAGTTGTAGTGACAGTTGAAAAAGTAACGAGAATAACTGTCTAACTATTGGGTATAATGAAAATATCGTAGTAAATTACTTTAAAGGGGGTTATTTCATATGGCAAATATTAAAGAACGAGTAGCTTATTTACAAGGATTGACGCAAGGTCTCAATGTCAGTTCTCACTCTGCCGAAGGTAAGTTGTTAATAAATATTATTGATGTCCTCGATGATATGGCTGAGGAATTTAGTAACATTCAGATGGTGCAAGAGGACTTAGAAACATATGTAGAAAGTATGGATGAAGATTTAACAGATTTAGAAGAAGAAGTATATGATGATGTTGCTGGGGAAGAACTAGTAGAGGTGCAATGCCCTTCTTGTCACGAAACAGTTAGTTTTGAGTCCAGTTTATTAGAAGATGAAGATGATTTAGAAGTTTCATGTCCTCATTGTGGTGAAACTGTATATGATAGTGCATTAGAAATTGAGGTTACGGATATTGGTGATGGACAAATTAATAATAACTTTAATTATGGACTACACCCTGGAATTTAGTAGTATATCAAAATAAATATACTTTTTCTTGGTTGTGATCTTTTATATGAAATTCTAGTTTGCAAAAAAATCCCGGGAAACCGGGATTTTTTTGTGTTATTGGCATAAATTTCTAGTTGCTCCATATCTATGTAAAGAAAGGATGTAAGATATATGACTGATAGCAAACTTATTTTAGTTAAGAATATCTTAGAAGGTTATATCTATCCTGTCTTACCTTATAAGTTAGTTACTATGATACAAGAGATACCTTTAGAAAAATTAATTGACCTAACGGAAATAAGATTACGAGTAAATCAACCCCTACTATTGGTATTAGGTAATACCGATATCCTTGTAAGCCCTATGGGAAAAGAATCAACTATTCATGGAAAAACTTATGTATGTAATCAAGATGATCTACAGAAAACATTGCAACTTATTAGTAAAAACTCACTATATGCCTTTGAGGAAGAGCTAAAAATGGGTTTTTTAACCATTGATGGTGGACATAGAATCGGTTTAACTGGACAGGCAATTGTAAATGCTGGAGAGGTTAAGGCACTAAAACATATAAGCTCTCTCAATATTCGTTTAGCTAGAGAGGTCAGGGGATGTGCTGACAAAATTATGCCATTTATTATTACTAAAGGAGGTCATGTCTTAAATACCCTAATTATTTCACCCCCTCGCTGCGGAAAAACTACAATTTTACGGGATCTTATAAGGCAAATAAGTGGAGGATCTAAAATATGTAAAGGACTGCAAGTGGGGGTTGTTGATGAACGCTCAGAAATTGCTGCATGTAAAAACGGAGTCAGTACTGTTGATTTAGGGCCGCGTACCGATATACTGGATGGTTGCCCTAAAGCTATAGGTATGTTGATGTTGATTCGCTCAATGTCACCGGCTGTAATAGCAACAGATGAGTTGGGGAGGGTTGAAGATATATATGCCGTTAATGAAGCCTTAAATGCAGGTGTTAGTGTACTAGCAACGGTACATGGTCGGAATAATAACGACTTGTTATATCGACCGTATGTGAAAGAGTTATTAGAAAATAAGTCCTTTGACCGTTACATTATCTTGGGAGACAGTCCATCTGTCGGTACTATTGAAAGAATTATCGATAGTAAAAGTAATGAAATTTTATGGGACATAACAACAAAGTAATTCACTGTGGATCATTTTTTCCATAGTAAAAAGGAGTAACGTAATGTGGCTAAAAATAATAGGTAGTATTTTGGTGTTAATAACAAGTTCCTATATTGGGTTTAAAATGGCGGCCTCGTGCCAAGAAAGGCCTCGCCATCTTAGGCAAATTATAAGTTGTATTGCATCAATGAGATCTTATATTTTATACGCCCGTGTTCCTCTACATGAAGCTGTGGCTCAATGTACGAATGGAATCTATGGACCTGTAGCTACTTTTTTTCAGAAAATAGCTGCTATGCTAGAAAAGCAAACAATATTGACTCCCCAGGAAGTGATAAGTAAGGTTTTACATGAAATGCAAGGAAGTTTAATGTTAAAGACTCCAGAAATAGAAGTACTACATGTTTTAGGTGGGAATTTAGGCCACATGAATTGTACGGAGCAAGAAAAATACCTATTGTTAGTAATTGAACAGTTAGAACGATTCGAGAATGAAGCGACAAGATTGCGCGATCTTAATACTAAAATGTATCGTTACTTAGGGGTTTGTGGGGGAATGGCCATAGTAATTATATTAGTCTAATAGGTATTAGCTAGTTATTTAAAATAACCGAAGGGTGGTAGTACTATGAAGGAGGATAATAATGGGCCTGGATATATTATTTAAGATTGCCGGTGTTGGTATTTTGGTTTCCGTTTTTCATACAGCACTAAAACAGGCTGGTAAAGAAGATATGGCACATTTATGTACACTGGCAGGATTTACTGTAGTTTTATTATGGGTTGTTCAATTATTAGGAAGGTTATTTACTACAGTACAAGATGTTTTTAAGTTATTTTAAGGGGTGCAGGGTGTGGAAATTATTCAAATTGTCGGGCTTGGATTTGTTGTAACCTTACTTATCTTAACAATTAAACGAGAAAGGCCGGAAATTGCAGTACAGTTAAGTTTAACCTTAGCAACCATCATTTTTTTAATAGTTCTTACTAAAATTAATGTTATTCTAAATTTATTCCGTGATATGGCGGATAAGGCTAATATTAGTCAAATGTATTTAAATACGATATTAAAAATTATTGGTATTTCCTATATTACTGAATTTGGAGCTCAAGTATGCCGAGATGCAGGCGAGGGAGCAGTAGCAGGTAAAATTGAATTTGCAGGTAAAGTGTTAGTTATGGTAATGGCTGTTCCTATTATCGCTTTGGTAATGGATACCATTGTCAGATTGATTCCATGAGGTGAAACATGAAAATATTTATTATGGCAATAGTATGGCTAATGCTTAACATAACTAGTGTTTTTGCCAATCCATTAAATAGTGTTGAAATTGAGCAGCAACTATTAGAGAAAGTTTCTCCTGAAAACATAAATCAATTTATTCAGCAAGTTAATCAAGAACTAAATGATGAGATCCCCTTATTAAATAGTGATACTATTCATGGTATAGCAACTCAAGGATTAAATGTAAGCTGGCAACATCTCAGGCAATCCATAATTGCAAACTTCTTTCACGAAATAACAGTAAGTACTCATTTAATGGGTAAATTATTATTTCTAGCAGTATTATGTGCAATGTTACAAAATCTACAGAATTCTTTTGAAAAATCCAGCATTTCTTTATTGGCCTATAGTGTTTGTTTTATTTTTATGTCATCGATTGCTCTAACTGCTTTCTATAATACATTAAAATTAGCAAGTCAAACAGTGGGGTATATGGTTGGATTTATGGAGGCTTTGTTACCCCTTTTAATGTCACTCTTAGCAGGAGTTGGGGCGATAACTTCTGCGAGTTTGTTTACCCCCTTAATGTTATTTGTCATAAGTAGTATGAGTGTTATTGTTAAAGATGTGGTTTTGCCTTTGTTATTTTTAACAGCAGCTCTTGAATGCTTAAACTTTCTTTCTGATACATACCGTTTAAGTAATTTAGCGAGTATATTAAAACAATCAGGTATGATAATACTCGGCTTCTCAATGGTAATATTTATTGGAGTTATTACAATTCAAGGCACAGCAGGTAGTATTGCAGATGGGTTAGCACTGCGCACGGCAAAATTCGCAACAGCAACCTTTATTCCTGTAGTAGGTAAAATGTTTGCCGACACGGTGGAATTAGTAATGGGCGCATCCCTACTTTTAAAAAATGCAGTTGGCATTTTTGGTATTATCGTAGTATCCATGATTTGCATACTTCCTTTAATTAAGATATTATCTTTAATTTTGGTGATAAAAATTTCTGGTGCATTAGTACAACCACTAGGCGATGAAAAAATGGCAAAATGTCTTGATTCTATAGGAAATAATTTATTTTTAGTATTTGGTGCAGTATTAACAGTTGCTTTAATGTTTTTTTTAGATATAACCATGATTCTAGCTGCAGGTAGTGCAGCTATGATGCTGAGGTAGGTGTTTTTATTGATTGCTATGTTTACTGGCTGGGTTAAATATATTATTTTTGTTGTTTTATTTGCATCATTTTTAGAACTTTTATTACCAAGTAGTAGTATGCAACGATTTGTAAGGGTCATTATGGGATTATTTATTATGTTAGCAATTATGAATCCAATTATTTCAATAATACAAAATCATTTAATACCAACAAATCAAGTACCAGCACTGAGTACAAACTTTGGCAATTCCATAATGAATGATTCAATGAACATGTCTAACGAGCGTGAAAGGTTATCTCTTGAACTGTACAAAAAAGAATTAGCTCAGCAAATGAAAATTTTAGTAATGGCTATTGATGGTGTAGCCGATGTTCATGTAAATATAGAAATTAATACCGTCAAGAATAGCAGTATAGCAAGTGGTATTGAAAGTGTTATTTTATATATTAAGCCGGGTTTATCGGCAAAGGATCGGAAAGTTGCTGCCGTATCAAAGATAACGATTGGCGAACAAAAAGATAAAACTGAAGACCCACATATAGATCTAAAAAAAAGAATTTCGGAGATAGTAACAGAGCTTTACCAAATTCCCAAAGAAAAAATTGAAGTAAGGATTATACATCCATAAAGGAGTGAGTAATATATGAACGGTTTAGATACTGTTTTATCGTATACAAAAAAAATGTGGCCGAGGCAATTACTAAAAGATGGGGTAATAAACTCACGATTAATTTGGCTAGGCATTTTAGGAATAGGGCTCTTGTTATTGGGAGGAGTCTTTGATCATTCCTTAATCGATTCTAATCAAAAAGCTCCTGCTGAAGTCAGTAAGAACCCTACTCCAGTAAATCGTAGTTATGAAGAGATTGTAGAAGGAAAATTAGCAAATGTATTATCACAGGTAAAGGGTGCCGGATCCGTTGTTGTTAATATCACGTGGGAAAATAGTAGCACGCAGGAACATGCTAAAAACGTAACAAAGGAAAGTAAAACCATTCAAGAAAAAGATACTTCAGGAGGAGTTCGTAGTACTACTGAAACCAAAGAGAGTGAACAAATTCTGGTAGGCAAGGAAAATGGTATCGATCGTCCAGTTCTTGTGCGAGAAGTAAAGCCAATAATAAAAGGTGTATTGGTTATCGCTGAAGGCGCATATGATTCTAATGTTAAGGCAAACTTAACGAAAGCTGTAGAAGCTGGCTTAGGGATTCCTTCCTATAAAATTACTGTATTAGCTCAAAAAAAGTGAGGAGTTTATTATGAAAATATTCACTTTCCACAAAATAAATAAATATACTATATTTGCTGTTGGACTGGGTATAACTATAATGATGCTTGTTCTAATTAAAGGTTTAGGTACCATGCTACAAGCAAAAGTAAATCAATCTAACGCAATGCAGGTTTCCGCAACAAGTGTTTCCGAACCTATTATCCCCACTAGTAGCCCAGATTTTTTTATCGAATATCGATTGGAACGCGATAAGATTCGAAGTGAGCGCTCAGATTTATTAAGAGAAAATATCAGAAATGCAAAAACAGATGATAGTAGAAATCAAGCCCAATCTACAATCCTGAAAATGATTGCTGAAAAACAAAAAGAAACTGAGATGGAAAGCCTAATAAAATCGCGTGGGTTTGCGGATGCTTTAGTATTTGTCAGAGAAAATTCAGTAAGTGCCATAATAAAGACCACCTCCTTATCTCGGGAAGAAGTAGTTCAAGTAGCAGATGTTATTAGTAAGGTCTCAGGAATGAAATCTGAAGATATTTCAATTAGCGCAAAACCTTAATATATGCAAGTTGCTTAGCTAGTTTGTAAAGATGGAAAATGTTTGTTATAATAAAATAGCTATCGTAACGTAATTGTATTATTATATATAGTATAAAATTATCTTGAAATGGGGGGGATTTGTGAGTGGATAAACGTGAACGCAGTGAAAAGATGGAAAATAACGACGTTGGCTCTATTCGTATTGCGGATGAAGTCGTAGGGATTATTGCAGGTATGGCTGCCACCGAAATTGCTGGCGTAGCAGGCATGAGTGCAGGCTTGGTAGGTGGTATTGCGGAGATGCTTGGCAAAAA
This window encodes:
- the spoIIIAC gene encoding stage III sporulation protein AC, whose protein sequence is MGLDILFKIAGVGILVSVFHTALKQAGKEDMAHLCTLAGFTVVLLWVVQLLGRLFTTVQDVFKLF
- the spoIIIAF gene encoding stage III sporulation protein AF encodes the protein MFTGWVKYIIFVVLFASFLELLLPSSSMQRFVRVIMGLFIMLAIMNPIISIIQNHLIPTNQVPALSTNFGNSIMNDSMNMSNERERLSLELYKKELAQQMKILVMAIDGVADVHVNIEINTVKNSSIASGIESVILYIKPGLSAKDRKVAAVSKITIGEQKDKTEDPHIDLKKRISEIVTELYQIPKEKIEVRIIHP
- the spoIIIAD gene encoding stage III sporulation protein AD; protein product: MEIIQIVGLGFVVTLLILTIKRERPEIAVQLSLTLATIIFLIVLTKINVILNLFRDMADKANISQMYLNTILKIIGISYITEFGAQVCRDAGEGAVAGKIEFAGKVLVMVMAVPIIALVMDTIVRLIP
- the spoIIIAE gene encoding stage III sporulation protein AE, which codes for MKIFIMAIVWLMLNITSVFANPLNSVEIEQQLLEKVSPENINQFIQQVNQELNDEIPLLNSDTIHGIATQGLNVSWQHLRQSIIANFFHEITVSTHLMGKLLFLAVLCAMLQNLQNSFEKSSISLLAYSVCFIFMSSIALTAFYNTLKLASQTVGYMVGFMEALLPLLMSLLAGVGAITSASLFTPLMLFVISSMSVIVKDVVLPLLFLTAALECLNFLSDTYRLSNLASILKQSGMIILGFSMVIFIGVITIQGTAGSIADGLALRTAKFATATFIPVVGKMFADTVELVMGASLLLKNAVGIFGIIVVSMICILPLIKILSLILVIKISGALVQPLGDEKMAKCLDSIGNNLFLVFGAVLTVALMFFLDITMILAAGSAAMMLR
- a CDS encoding SpoIIIAH-like family protein, which codes for MKIFTFHKINKYTIFAVGLGITIMMLVLIKGLGTMLQAKVNQSNAMQVSATSVSEPIIPTSSPDFFIEYRLERDKIRSERSDLLRENIRNAKTDDSRNQAQSTILKMIAEKQKETEMESLIKSRGFADALVFVRENSVSAIIKTTSLSREEVVQVADVISKVSGMKSEDISISAKP
- the spoIIIAB gene encoding stage III sporulation protein SpoIIIAB gives rise to the protein MWLKIIGSILVLITSSYIGFKMAASCQERPRHLRQIISCIASMRSYILYARVPLHEAVAQCTNGIYGPVATFFQKIAAMLEKQTILTPQEVISKVLHEMQGSLMLKTPEIEVLHVLGGNLGHMNCTEQEKYLLLVIEQLERFENEATRLRDLNTKMYRYLGVCGGMAIVIILV
- the spoIIIAA gene encoding stage III sporulation protein AA, with product MTDSKLILVKNILEGYIYPVLPYKLVTMIQEIPLEKLIDLTEIRLRVNQPLLLVLGNTDILVSPMGKESTIHGKTYVCNQDDLQKTLQLISKNSLYAFEEELKMGFLTIDGGHRIGLTGQAIVNAGEVKALKHISSLNIRLAREVRGCADKIMPFIITKGGHVLNTLIISPPRCGKTTILRDLIRQISGGSKICKGLQVGVVDERSEIAACKNGVSTVDLGPRTDILDGCPKAIGMLMLIRSMSPAVIATDELGRVEDIYAVNEALNAGVSVLATVHGRNNNDLLYRPYVKELLENKSFDRYIILGDSPSVGTIERIIDSKSNEILWDITTK